A stretch of DNA from Cellulomonas xiejunii:
GCGCGCCGCGCGAGCGCGTCGACACGGGCCGCGACCGCCGGGTGCCGGGCCGTGACCGTCGTGGCCCACGCGCGGGCGGTCTCGCGACGCGTCGCCGCCACCGGCGGGACGCCCCCCATGTCGCGGGCGGTGTCCACGACCTCGTCCCAGCCGCCGGCGACCCGCCGCACCGGATCGGCTGCCCGCCGCCGCCGTCGGCGCCGTCGTGCCTTGAGCGCGATCACCACGAGCAGCGGTGACAGCAGCACGAGGACCCCGGCGAGGCCGACGCCCGTCCAGGCCGCGATGCGCAGCCACAGCGCGAGCCCGGAGTCGTCCGCGGGCGGGTCCTCCGTCTGGGGCTGCTCGGTGTCGTCGTCGGGCGGCGTGACACGGTCCGGCGGGAGCGCGGGCGGCTGCACGACCTGCGGCTGCGGGTCGGTGTCGGTCTCCTCCTGCTCCTGCTCGGGCGTGCGCGAGCGCGGCGGGGTCACGTCGAACGTCACCCAACCGTGGCCGGCGAAGGCGACCTCGACCCACGCCTGCACGTCGCGCCCGCGGATCTCGACGGCGCCGTCCTCGTCGGTCGGCACGGTCACGTCGCCCTCCCCCTCGAGGTCGTCGCCCGAGCCCGGGACGAAACCGAGCACGACGCGCGCCGGCAGGCCCCTCTCGCGGATCATCAGGGCAGCCGACGCCGCGTACTGCTCGCCGTCACCGACCATCACGTCCCCGGCGAGGAGCTCGGCGAGCCGGGCGGCACCGTGGCCCGACAGCGACGGGTAGTCCCCGGCGTCCGTCAGGCCGTGGCTGAAGTAGCCCTGCTGGCTCAGGTGGTCGGCGATGGCGCGCGCGGCCTGGACGTGGGTCCCGGCGTCGCGCGCGATGTCCGCCGCCGCGACGTCGACGGCCGGGGGCTCACCGCTGTTCGGCGGCTGCGACACCCGCCCGGGCGCCGCTCCCCCGATCTCGTCGTCCTCCGGCACCGCGGGCACCACGACGTCGAGGGAGTACGTCATCCCCTGACGGACTCCCGAGGTGACCACCGCCGCACCCGTCGCGTCGTTGAACCGCAGGTCCCCGGTCGCGCGTCCCAGGTCCACCGACCGCGCGTAACCCACGGTCGGCAGCCAGACGCCCTGCAGCGCACCGACCGTGACGTCCACGCGCGCCGCCTCGCCGCGCACCGGGACGTCGATGGTGTCGCCGACGCGCCGGAACTCCCCCGACGCCTGCGCGGAGCCGTCGCCGGCCACGTTGAACACCACGCCGTCGTACTGGTCGAACGTCGCGAGCCGCACGCGTGCTCCGCGCGGCAGGCCGTCGACCGTCAGCAGGACCGTGTCGTCCATCTTGACGAGGCGCCGGAACGACGCGAGCGGGCTCGGGTAGTCGCGCGGGTCGAAGGGCGGGACGATCTCGTCGCGGACGACGAAGCGCGGCTGGTCCGCGACGACCAGCGGACCGCCGACGAGACCACCGGTCGCCGCCACCGCGACCAGGGCAGCCGTCGCGACGACGCGACGGGGACGCCACGCACCGGTCCGCCACGCGGCCCACGTCAGACCCGTCACCGCCAGGACGGTGCCCGCGACAGCCGGCGGCACCGGCGGCTGCCGGGTCCCCAGCACGACGGCGGCGACGAGGACCAGGAGCGGGACGAGCGCCGCGAGCGAGGCGACCGCCGACCGGCGCACGCGCAGCGTCAGGGTGAGCGCCGCCGCCGTCCCGACGAGCGCGAGCAGGAAGGCGGCGACCAGCAGCGTCCCACCCGTTCCCACGGGCGGCTGCAGCGTGAGGACCTGCTTCCAGGTCGACGCCGCTCCCCGGGCGAGGGCGGCGAACGTCGCGGGCGTGGGCACCACCCCCGCCACGGTGGTCGTCGGCGCCGCGAGCGCACCCCCGGCCAGCGCGTACACGGCCACCAGCAGCGCGACGACGACGATGGCGGACCACCTGCGCAGCGCGCCGACGACGGTCACCGCGGCCCCGAGCACGATCCCGCCGACGAGCGCCGGCACGACGGCCGTCGTGCCGTACACCGGCAGGAGCGGCGTGAGCGCGAGCGCCACGGTGGCCGGCAGCACGGCGACGTCACGCACGGCGTCCGCGGGCTCCCGCACCCCGATGCGCTGCCCCGGCCTCATCCGACCACCCGGCGCAGGGCACGCGGCAGGTCGTCCAGGCGTCCGAGGGTCCCGAGGGTCAACGCCCCCTGGGTGCGCACGGAGACGTCCTGACCCAGCGCGCACCGCAGCACGACCGCGCGGGTGCCGGCCGACAGAGCGCGCGCGCCCAGGCGCAGGTCGGCGTCCGACGGCGTCCCCCCGGTGATGAGGAACGCGACGGACGCGTCGGGCGTCTCACGCACGACACGGCGGCCCAGGAGCACGACGCCGGCACCGGCCGGCGACCAGGACAGGCGTGAGCAGTCGTCGAGGAGCAGCGGAGGCGTCGCGGTCCGCAGGCGGCCGGCGCCGGCGAGGAGCTCCACGTCGCGCTCGTCGCGGATGGCCTGCACCGCGATCGACGCGGCGACCGAGACCGCGAGCTCCAGCTCGTCGGGGTGCGCGTAGTCACCCACCGCCGTGGCGAGCGCGATCGACGTGAGCGTGCGACGCGTGTCCTCGAACTGCTTGACCATGAGCTTGCCGCGACGGGCGGTGGTGCGCCAGTGGATGTACCGGCGGTCGTCCCCGGCGACGTAGTCGCGCAACGCGTGGAAGTTGAGGTCCGAGTCCGACAGGTCACGTGTGGCCTGCCCCTCGAGGTCCCGCAGCAGGCCGGCGTTCGCGCCACCCAGCGCGACGACCTCCGGGTGGACGAACAGCTCGGCCGGCTCGGTCCAGCGCAACCGGCGCTGGAGCAGGCCCAGCGGGTCCCCGCGACGCGAGACGACGGGGCCGACGACGATCACGGCGCGGCGGTCGGTCGGGACCGCGAACAGGTCGTCGTGCGTCCCACCCGCCGGCAGGCTCGGGACGGACAGCTCGACGACGCGGTCCCCGACCGGCAGGTCGACCTGCGACGGCAGCGACCGGCGCCTGGCGGCGTTGCGCACGTCGACGCGGCCTACGGCGCGCTGCCCGATGCGCACGCGGTGGTCCGCCAGGTCGAGCACGACCCGGTACCGGGTCCGACCGGCGGTCATGACCAGGGACGCGACGAGCACGCCGAGCAGCGCCACGCCGAGCGCGGCGAGCTCGCCCCAGCCGAGCAGGCGCCCCGCCCCCAGGGCGAGGAGCGCCACGACGGCCACCCCCCACCCGAGGGGCGCGACGCGCAGACCCATGGCTCAGCCCTGCCGCAGGGCCGGCGGCGCGACCTGGGAGAGCACCCGGGCGACGACCTCGGTCGCCGTCACACCCGCGAACTCGGCCTCGGAGTCGAGCACGAGCCGGTGCGCGAGCACGGCCTGCCCCAGCACCTTGATGTCGTCCGGGAGGACGTAGTCGCGCCCGTCGGCGGCGGCCGCCACCTTGGCGCACCGCACGAGCGCCAGCCCGCCGCGGATGCTCGCCCCGAGCGACGTCTGCGGGTCGTCGCGCGTGGCCTCGAGCAGCCGGGCGACGTAGTCGAGCACGGCCGCGTCGACGTGGACCGTCAGCGCGAGGTCGGCCATCGTCCCCACGGCCTGCGTCGTGATGCGCGGACGCAGCGCCGCCGTGCGGTCCTTGAGTCCCGCGAGGATCTCGACCGACGAGGCGCGGTCCGGGTAGCCGAGCGACGTCTTGAGCAGGAACCGGTCCAGCTGGGCCTCGGGGAGCCGGTACGTGCCGGCCTGCTCGATGGGGTTCTGCGTCGCGATGACCATGAACGGACGACCGACCGGGTGGGTGACCCCGTCGACCGTCACGTTCGCCTCCTCCATGACCTCGAGCAGCGCCGCCTGCGTCTTGGGCGACGCACGGTTGATCTCGTCAGCCAGGACGACCGACGCGAAGATCGGGCCGGGGTGGAACTCGAACCGCTGGGACGACTGGTCGTAGATCGTCACGCCGGTGACGTCCGACGGCAGCAGGTCGGGCGTGAACTGGATGCGGTGGTGCGAACCCTGCACGGTCGCCGAGATCGCCTTGGCCAGCGACGTCTTGCCGGTGCCCGGCGCGTCCTCGAGCAGCACGTGCCCGTCCGCGAGCATCGCGATCAGCACGAGGCGGACGGTCTCCTCCTTGCCGAGCAGCGCCTGCCCGACGTTGGCCACCAGGGCGTCGAACGTCTCGGCGAACCAGG
This window harbors:
- a CDS encoding transglutaminase-like domain-containing protein; translation: MRPGQRIGVREPADAVRDVAVLPATVALALTPLLPVYGTTAVVPALVGGIVLGAAVTVVGALRRWSAIVVVALLVAVYALAGGALAAPTTTVAGVVPTPATFAALARGAASTWKQVLTLQPPVGTGGTLLVAAFLLALVGTAAALTLTLRVRRSAVASLAALVPLLVLVAAVVLGTRQPPVPPAVAGTVLAVTGLTWAAWRTGAWRPRRVVATAALVAVAATGGLVGGPLVVADQPRFVVRDEIVPPFDPRDYPSPLASFRRLVKMDDTVLLTVDGLPRGARVRLATFDQYDGVVFNVAGDGSAQASGEFRRVGDTIDVPVRGEAARVDVTVGALQGVWLPTVGYARSVDLGRATGDLRFNDATGAAVVTSGVRQGMTYSLDVVVPAVPEDDEIGGAAPGRVSQPPNSGEPPAVDVAAADIARDAGTHVQAARAIADHLSQQGYFSHGLTDAGDYPSLSGHGAARLAELLAGDVMVGDGEQYAASAALMIRERGLPARVVLGFVPGSGDDLEGEGDVTVPTDEDGAVEIRGRDVQAWVEVAFAGHGWVTFDVTPPRSRTPEQEQEETDTDPQPQVVQPPALPPDRVTPPDDDTEQPQTEDPPADDSGLALWLRIAAWTGVGLAGVLVLLSPLLVVIALKARRRRRRRRAADPVRRVAGGWDEVVDTARDMGGVPPVAATRRETARAWATTVTARHPAVAARVDALARRADRAVFGAGAPDRSEVEAYWADVDATVGALRRTLPWRRRVRSRASLASLRRSSPRPTRRQTALVASSDAAPGRRPRRTRSDRRGER
- a CDS encoding DUF58 domain-containing protein, with product MGLRVAPLGWGVAVVALLALGAGRLLGWGELAALGVALLGVLVASLVMTAGRTRYRVVLDLADHRVRIGQRAVGRVDVRNAARRRSLPSQVDLPVGDRVVELSVPSLPAGGTHDDLFAVPTDRRAVIVVGPVVSRRGDPLGLLQRRLRWTEPAELFVHPEVVALGGANAGLLRDLEGQATRDLSDSDLNFHALRDYVAGDDRRYIHWRTTARRGKLMVKQFEDTRRTLTSIALATAVGDYAHPDELELAVSVAASIAVQAIRDERDVELLAGAGRLRTATPPLLLDDCSRLSWSPAGAGVVLLGRRVVRETPDASVAFLITGGTPSDADLRLGARALSAGTRAVVLRCALGQDVSVRTQGALTLGTLGRLDDLPRALRRVVG
- a CDS encoding AAA family ATPase, which gives rise to MTPEQTTWFAETFDALVANVGQALLGKEETVRLVLIAMLADGHVLLEDAPGTGKTSLAKAISATVQGSHHRIQFTPDLLPSDVTGVTIYDQSSQRFEFHPGPIFASVVLADEINRASPKTQAALLEVMEEANVTVDGVTHPVGRPFMVIATQNPIEQAGTYRLPEAQLDRFLLKTSLGYPDRASSVEILAGLKDRTAALRPRITTQAVGTMADLALTVHVDAAVLDYVARLLEATRDDPQTSLGASIRGGLALVRCAKVAAAADGRDYVLPDDIKVLGQAVLAHRLVLDSEAEFAGVTATEVVARVLSQVAPPALRQG